The following proteins are encoded in a genomic region of Arachis ipaensis cultivar K30076 chromosome B02, Araip1.1, whole genome shotgun sequence:
- the LOC107627149 gene encoding uncharacterized protein LOC107627149 gives MGATPFHHSILEVRLPKHFDKPTDMRYDGTQDPQEHLTAFEARMNLEGVGDEVRCRAFPFTLAGPVIRWFNALPQGSVTTFANITLAFLAQFTTRIAKAKHPINLLGMTQRSGEPTRKYLDRFSDECLEIDGLTDSVSSLCLTNGLLNEDFRKRLTTKPVWTMQEI, from the coding sequence ATGGGGGCAACCCCTTTCCATCATTCTATCCTCGAGGTCCGGCTACCAAAGCACTTCGATAAGCCAACAGACATGAGGTACGATGGGACCCAAGACCCCCAAGAGCATCTAAcagccttcgaggccaggatgaacttgGAAGGGGTGGGCGATGAAGTGAGATGTCGCGCCTTCCCCTTCACCCTAGCGGGACCGGTAATACGTTGGTTCAATGCCCTCCCCCAAGGCTCCGTGACGACCTTTGCGAATATCACCCTCGCCTTCCTAGCTCAGTTTACCACACGTATTGCTAAAGCGAAGCACCCAATCAACTTACTCGGAATGACACAAAGAAGCGGCGAACCGACCAGGAAGTACCTGGATAGGTTCAGTGACGAGTGCTTGGAGATTGATGGCCTAACTGACTCGGTGTCCAGCTTGTGCTTGACGAACGGGTTGCTAAACGAGGATTTTAGAAAACGCCTTACCACCAAGCCCGTGTGGACAATGCAAGAAATCTAA
- the LOC107627150 gene encoding uncharacterized protein LOC107627150 — translation MLISEFLSDGMADPASYGNYDRDIEQALIILKKGSQLVKYCRKGKPKVVPFRLSADETKLIWLSHGKEKSLKLSSVSRIVPGQRTAVFRRYLRPEKDYLSFSLIYKKGERSLDLICKDKAEVEVWFAGLNALISSGHNSKRPRSEFTDDCSDFAHNERPFGVALEFASTIARGRFSVDSSSHESSLDSAGSDVAPEASNMPLRTSGGDGSSRISVSSVGCASSVLSGQDDIESLGDVFIWGRIWAHGASHDGFGSQVLSTKNVLTPKSLESNIVIDVHQIGCGVHHIALITRQGEVFTWGDDSGGRLGHGLHKNRGRLQLVESLAVTSVGFVACGEYHTCALSTHGDIFTWGDDIHNAGLLGHGTEVSHWIPKKIGGPLDGLLVVSVACGTWHSALVTSIGKLFTFGDGKFGVLGHGDRDSVSYPKEVRLMCGQRAIKVACGVWHTAAIIEVVDHCGTNASSSRKLFTWGDGDQYRLGHASKDTYLQPTCVSALSDYSFHQVACGTTMTVALTASGQVFTMGETKYGQLGNPMSNGRTPSLVKDNLVGEVVEEISCGSHHVAVVTSKGELYTWGRGANGRLGHGDTDDHNTPILVEAFRDRHVKHVSCGSSFTFCVCIHKWISGADQSLCSGCRQPFGFTRKRHNCYNCGLVYCHPCSSKKSIRAALAPTPSKPHRVCDSCYSKLKVHETSSASSTYNKDVTRAHRKERFDTREAKNAKILSSRSTDPVKYFETLTGKNITLHDFSSTVRVAQAPLRIPMDDVFPSSSSVMQNASVPITQSSQPPTPPTPSNLRPPSPYARRPSPPRSTSPGFSRSLIDSLKKTNDLLNQEVSKLKNQNQNLKQKSDMQDIKIRELEKKIEESTSLIKEESSKHRILKEYLQCMTDQLREVTENLPPVPDYESLITLHTHAETFLKENMEFKSLFASTLESKSQSANDIHGADNDSRKQPEQKMEETVDAAEAGSSMNGGNALQESNESSLLSPNKPRSSNPHRPGNEKQEEIVTIEQFERGVYVTFVELPSGGKVFKRIRFSKRKFDETQAAEWWNQNKDRVLMKYSPESVQDAATGSSISPTRS, via the exons ATGCTAATTTCAGAG TTTCTTTCAGATGGAATGGCAGATCCAGCTAGTTATGGGAATTATGACCGTGATATTGAGCAA gcactaattattttaaaaaagggCAGCCAATTAGTAAAGTATTGTCGAAAAGGGAAGCCAAAAGTTGTTCCATTTAGGCTCTCAGCA GATGAAACAAAGCTGATTTGGCTTTCTCATGGAAAGGAAAAGAGTCTAAAGTTATCTTCTGTTTCACGCATCGTCCCTGGACAGAGAACA GCTGTCTTTAGAAGATATTTGCGCCCTGAAAAGGACTACCTGTCATTTTCACTTATTTACAAAAAAGGGGAACGATCACTTGATTTG ATCTGCAAGGACAAAGCTGAGGTGGAGGTATGGTTTGCGGGCCTTAACGCATTAATATCTTCTGGACATAATAGTAAGCGCCCTAGAAGTGAGTTTACAGAT GATTGTTCTGACTTTGCTCATAATGAACGTCCTTTTGGAGTGGCATTAGAGTTTGCTTCAACCATCGCCCGTGGCAGGTTTTCTGTGGATTCATCTTCTCATGAGTCTTCATTGGATTCAGCTGGATCAGATGTGGCACCAGAAGCTTCAAATATGCCACTGAGGACAAGTGGAGGAGATGGTTCTTCTCGTATCAGTGTGTCAAGTGTTGGCTGTGCAAGTAGTGTATTGTCCGGACAAGACGACATAGAATCTCTCGGAGATGTCTTCATATGGGGAAGAATTTGGGCACATGGAGCCTCACACGATGGGTTTGGGAGTCAGGTCCTTTCGACAAAGAATGTGCTAACTCCTAAGTCATTAGAGTCTAATATTGTTATTGATGTCCATCAGATCGGGTGTGGTGTACATCACATTGCTCTCATTACAAGGCAAGGAGAGGTGTTTACATGGGGAGATGACTCTGGAGGGAGACTTGGTCATGGGCTTCATAAAAATCGTGGGAGACTGCAACTCGTGGAGTCTTTAGCTGTTACTAGTGTAGGTTTTGTTGCATGTGGTGAATACCATACTTGTGCTCTGTCTACACATGGTGATATATTTACTTGGGGTGATGACATACATAATGCAGGACTTCTTGGGCATGGCACTGAAGTGAGCCATTGGATACCAAAGAAGATTGGAGGACCTTTAGATGGACTTCTCGTTGTATCTGTAGCATGTGGCACATGGCATTCAGCATTGGTTACCTCCATTGGAAAACTGTTTACCTTTGGTGATGGAAAATTCGGTGTCTTGGGCCATGGAGATCGAGATAGTGTATCATATCCGAAGGAGGTGCGCCTAATGTGTGGACAAAGGGCAATCAAAGTTGCATGTGGAGTATGGCACACTGCAGCAATTATAGAGGTTGTTGATCATTGTGGTACAAATGCATCTTCATCTAGGAAGCTTTTCACATGGGGCGATGGCGACCAATATCGTCTTGGCCATGCTAGCAAGGATACCTATCTTCAACCAACTTGTGTCTCTGCACTGAGTGACTATAGTTTTCATCAGGTAGCATGTGGGACCACTATGACTGTTGCCCTCACTGCCTCTGGTCAGGTCTTTACTATGGGAGAAACTAAATATGGTCAACTAGGAAATCCAATGTCCAATGGAAGAACACCAAGTCTGGTCAAAGATAATTTAGTAGGCGAGGTTGTAGAGGAAATATCATGTGGTTCACATCATGTTGCTGTGGTGACTTCAAAAGGTGAACTATATACATGGGGCAGAGGTGCCAATGGAAGATTGGGACATGGAGACACAGATGACCATAACACACCAATTTTGGTTGAAGCTTTTAGAGACAGACACGTAAAGCATGTTTCGTGTGGTTCAAGCTTTACATTTTGTGTATGCATacataagtggatttctggagCTGACCAATCACTTTGCTCTGGTTGCCGGCAACCATTTGGTTTTACAAGAAAAAGGCATAATTGTTATAATTGTGGATTGGTGTATTGCCATCCTTGTAGCTCCAAAAAGTCAATAAGAGCAGCATTGGCTCCAACACCTAGCAAACCACATCGTGTGTGTGATTCTTGTTATTCCAAGCTTAAAGTTCATGAGACTAGCAGTGCTTCTTCCACTTATAATAAGGATGTTACTCGTGCTCATAGAAAGGAAAGATTTGATACAAGAGAGGCAAAGAATGCGAAAATTCTCTCATCTCGCAGCACCGATCCTGTAAAATACTTTGAGACATTGACGGGTAAGAATATAACTTTGCATGACTTTTCTTCCACAGTCCGAGTTGCTCAAGCTCCTTTGCGTATTCCAATGGATGATGTGTTTCCAAGTTCATCTAGTGTCATGCAGAATGCTTCTGTTCCCATTACACAATCAAGTCAACCTCCAACTCCACCTACACCAAGTAATTTAAGACCTCCATCACCGTATGCAAGGAGACCAAGTCCACCACGTTCTACTTCCCCCGGATTTTCAAGAAGCCTCATTGATAGTTTAAAGAAGACAAATGATCTTTTGAATCAAGAAGTCTCTAAATTAAAAAACCAA AATCAAAATTTGAAGCAGAAGAGTGACATGCAAGATATCAAGATTCGGGAACTTGAGAAAAAGATTGAGGAATCTACCTCATTGATTAAAGAGGAATCATCTAAGCATAGAATACTGAAGGAATATCTCCAGTGCATGACAGATCAG TTGAGGGAAGTGACTGAGAACTTGCCACCAGTTCCTGACTATGAATCTTTAATAACCTTGCATACTCATGCTGAGACATTTCttaaagaaaatatggaattcaAATCCTTATTTGCATCAACGTTGGAATCAAAGTCACAAAGTGCAAATGATATACATGGCGCAGACAATGACTCTCGTAAACAGCCAGaacaaaaaatggaagaaaccgTTGATGCTGCTGAAGCTGGTTCATCTATGAATGGAGGAAATGCTCTTCAAGAAAGCAATGAGTCATCTTTGTTGAGTCCAAATAAGCCAAGATCATCTAATCCTCACAGACCCGGGAATGAGAAACAAGAAGAAATAGTGACCATCGAACAATttgaacgtggtgtttatgtaaCATTTGTAGAATTACCTTCTGGTGGAAAAGTTTTTAAACGAATTAGATTCAG TAAGCGCAAATTTGACGAGACTCAAGCAGCAGAATGGTGGAACCAAAACAAAGATAGGGTGCTTATGAAATATAGTCCAGAATCTGTACAGGATGCAGCTACTGGCTCATCTATTAGCCCTACCAGAAGTTGA